From Columba livia isolate bColLiv1 breed racing homer chromosome 5, bColLiv1.pat.W.v2, whole genome shotgun sequence, one genomic window encodes:
- the ZNF770 gene encoding zinc finger protein 770: MLKVQQCVTADRIPKKKPYICDICYKQFETPSKLARHYLIHTGQKPFECHVCHKTFRQLVHLERHQLTHNLPFKCIVCHRNFKNLVTLLKHQQLHNENHQNDTKQAENTMNFQQDRVTYGVFRCLMCWKSFTTEEMWMLHRCLKADHLRGARRIKKTHACESCNKTFPSRSKLERHFLIHTGQKPFKCSSCGKSFRQSTHLKIHQLTHTEERPFQCCFCQKGFKIQSKLMKHKQLHARNKAFPNILYKAKTLKYPRPQNLLEGKRDDFENADTFESQENDPHDVHSIYIVPFQCPACEQCFETEQVLNLHKCYPRDGKSSSNGTTACSRTVSMKNKILMRLKRTGRKATDFSLTDRKKIKSGHFKSPDLLAARDQHSDQHASTKPFKDCHGKLDMHKALGNRMKRVFAVPLPWQEHPQPLDFGNNLKGMLAGESMLNVGDSLHTKDDAFYGSPDDGSFDNPEVLQCAFSASAKNIHNRHKVCKCDRCEKIFPSSSKLQRHYLIHTGQKPFGCNVCGKTFRQSAHLKRHQLTHTEKRLYKSPVCQVEFENLNKLFNHLGDHIEFRSSQPVGYSQTPSQASGFQEFELIQSNQAAEIKVEIESGDFVPDTSSRNTQPYLCSKLLETEQNCYSYWHDFSEGSEKSDVVNKLYQCSICFKTFKSPSKLERHYLMHAGQKPFECLVCGKKFRQAPHLKRHHLIHFKESLKLSSAEEQPENLLLLSKLDNDL, from the coding sequence atgttaaaagttCAGCAGTGTGTAACAGCTGACAGGATACCCAAGAAAAAGCCATATATTTGTGACATTTGCTATAAACAGTTTGAAACTCCATCAAAATTAGCTAGGCATTATCTGATACATACTGGTCAAAAGCCATTTGAATGTCATGTATGCCATAAAACATTTAGGCAGCTAGtccacctggagaggcatcagTTAACACATAATCTGCCTTTTAAGTGTATTGTTTGTCACAGAAACTTTAAAAACTTAGTAACTTTGCTAAAGCATCAGCAGCTTCATAATGAAAATCACCAGAATGATACCAAGCAAGCAGAAAACACTATGAATTTTCAGCAAGACAGGGTCACTTATGGCGTATTTCGGTGTCTTATGTGCTGGAAATCTTTTACAACTGAAGAGATGTGGATGTTGCATCGGTGCCTGAAGGCAGATCATCTACGTGGTGCCAGAAGGATAAAGAAAACCCATGCTTGTGAATCGTGTAACAAGACATTTCCATCAAGATCTAAGCTAGAAAGACACTTCCTGATTCACACCGGCCAGAAACCTTTTAAGTGTTCTTCATGCGGTAAATCTTTCAGACAGTCAACACACTTGAAAATCCATCagctcacacacacagaagaaaggccttttcagtgctgcttttgtCAGAAAGGGTTTAAAATACAGAGCAAGCTCATGAAGCACAAACAGCTCCATGCCAGAAATAAGGCCTTCCCCAATATTTTATACAAAGCAAAGACTCTTAAATATCCCAGACCACAGAACCTGTTGGAAGGAAAGAGGGATGATTTTGAGAATGCTGACACTTTTGAGTCGCAGGAGAATGACCCACATGATGTTCATTCAATTTATATTGTACCCTTTCAGTGCCCAGCATGTGAGCAGTGTTTTGAAACAGAGCAGGTCCTAAATTTGCACAAATGTTATCCGAGAGATGGCAAAAGTTCAAGTAATGGTACAACAGCATGCAGCCGCACAGTCAGCATGAAAAATAAGATCCTGATGAGGCTGAAGCGTACCGGAAGAAAGGCAACAGATTTTTCTCTgactgacaggaaaaaaataaaatcaggtcACTTTAAAAGCCCTGACCTGCTTGCAGCTAGAGATCAGCATTCTGATCAGCATGCTTCCACTAAACCTTTCAAGGATTGCCATGGCAAGCTTGACATGCACAAGGCACTTGGTAATCGGATGAAAAGGGTGTTTGCTGTGCCATTACCTTGGCAAGAGCACCCACAACCTCTTGActttggaaataatttaaaaggtaTGCTCGCTGGTGAAAGCATGTTAAATGTCGGTGATTCACTGCATACTAAAGATGACGCTTTTTATGGTTCACCAGATGATGGTTCCTTTGATAATCCAGAAGTACTTCAGTgtgctttttcagcttctgctaAAAATATACATAACAGACACAAAGTGTGTAAATGTGACAGATGTGAAAAAATCTTTCCCTCTTCATCCAAACTTCAAAGACATTATCTTATACACACGGGACAAAAGCCCTTTGGCTGTAATGTTTGTGGGAAGACATTTAGACAGTCAGCTCACTTAAAAAGACATCAGCTCACCCATACTGAAAAGAGACTGTATAAAAGCCCCGTTTGCCAGGTAGAATTTGAAAACCTGAACAAACTTTTCAATCATCTGGGAGATCACATTGAATTTAGGTCTTCTCAGCCTGTGGGTTATTCTCAAACACCTTCACAGGCATCTGGCTTTCAGGAATTTGAGCTGATTCAGTCAAACCAAGCAGCTGAAATCAAAGTTGAAATTGAGTCAGGGGACTTCGTTCCTGACACCAGCAGTAGAAACACGCAGCCCTATTTGTGTAGTAAATTGTTGGAAACAGAGCAAAACTGTTACAGCTATTGGCATGATTTTTCTGAAGGTAGTGAAAAAAGTGACGTTGTTAACAAATTGTATCAATGTAGTATCTGCTTTAAAACTTTCAAATCACCTTCTAAACTTGAAAGACATTACTTAATGCATGCTGGACAGAAGCCATTTGAATGTTTAGTTTGTGGTAAAAAATTCAGACAGGCCCCACATTTGAAAAGACATCACCTTATTCACTTTAAAGAGAGCTTAAAGCTGAGTTCTGCTGAGGAACAACCAGAGAATTTATTGCTTTTATCAAAACTAGATAATGACCTATGA